AGCACTGCAGATTTCTTCCGGTTCCACCAGAGTCACAGACAAAGCCTGGGCAAGCTGCAGACCCTGGATCAGCTGCCTCCTGAGGAGCTCAAGGAGGTAATGACGGACCGATACACTCGCCACACCGCTGTACATTATAGGCACATTTTCGAAGTGGAGGCAAACAAAAGCCTGCATTGTCCAGAGTTGTAACCACAGGCGTCTTTCTGTAGTTGTGCCAAGGCCTGGTGTTGGGCCCAGGAGGGGTGGAGAAAATCTCATCCGTCCAGAGGAGCTTACTGGCCAAGAGACGACTGGTCCAGCTGATCAACAACAGAGCCAAGCTGCTATCCCTGTGCTCCTGTATCCTTTGGCCCTTTGAAGGCACAGCGTTAGTCACAGGACTCTCCTATCGTCCATCAGTATTCAGTTCCATCTAtttttcctcagagggctttacagtctgtagacATGCAACATCATCTGTCCCAGAACCATCACATTGACATGAGAGGAAACTCCAAAAAAACGAGGATGAAAATCTtctcctctttattttttttaactagctAGACATGTACCACATGTTGAGTTGCCTTAACCTCCCTCTGCCTCAGACGTCATAGagacctgtttgtttgtgttgtggcgCCACCTGGAGTACTACCTGTTGCACTGCACTCCCACCGACCCCAAAGACTCCCTGATGCCCGGAGCCAGTTTGTATAGATCTCGCCTCGCAGACGGTGAGAAAAAAATGCCACGTGTGCACAAGTAAAGCGGGCGTCGCACAATGAGCAGAAAGCTCTCACGCGAAGCTTCGTgcacttcattcatttttctttttcagactcGTTTGGCGGCTTGCAGGCAAGTGGAGGTCGTGGCATCAGTTTATCCAGAGTCAGCCGACAGGACTTGGACCTGGTAAGCGATTTGCCCGCTGAGCATCTACAACGCCTGcaaacattgtgtgtgtatttaatgtgtttCTGATGCCGCTCGTCCgctctgtgtgtgactgcagCTGAAGAGCGACATGGCGGCGGGTTTCGGAGAGGCTCTGCagaggaagctgctggaggtggagggccTGTACAGCCAGGTGCGATCCCGCTACACCTTCATCCAGGCCCTGGTGCGCAGGATCCGCGGCCTGCTCCGACAGCCCAAAAGCTGAGACGCACAACACAAAGACTGTCCATAAATATGTTTCATATCGACTCGACTGTTGCCAAGCAACACCAGAAAACTATTGATTCAAACATCGTCAGGTGGTTTTTGCTGAGATCATTACTCCTTTTCACTGACCTGTTGCAGCTCCTCTTGACTATTGTGAGATTCAAACGCCATCTCAGCACAAGGTGTTCTCGGTGACTTATCCTAATTTTGTTTAACTAGCGCAACATGCTTAAAGTTTTTACTCAAGATAATGTGgttttctttgaaaataaaatttttctaaatctgttAAATACTTGTTATTATCTGTCTCTATGCACTGAGGTGAGGATAGTTTATACTGCGATTTAAAAAGTTTCTTCCTGATTGACTCAACACCATTTTGGAACAGCTTACTCGTCTTGAATcgacaactttcacttttgtgCACGTCTGCCTCTGACTTGTTGCGAGAAGCGAAAGAAGGAACCAAAACAAGACCTTGCTCTGTGAAAGAAGCATCACTAGTGTGGGACCAGAGGTTGCACTTGTATTAATGCTTGTCTTAtcaaatacaacacaaacacacatagcatatttaatctttttattttaaggcGCACTTTTTGTAAGATTGTAAAGTGCGTTGATCCTCAAATGTCAGAGGGGATGAGGACAAAGATCTGGATATACATTCAGAGAGAACTTTTGTGCTCTTATTATTTGAAGAGTTAGAAAGGGGAACAAATGAAGAGGGGAAGGACTCCGGTGAGCACAGGGGGAACTCCGTGTGAATGAACACGGCCCGTCTACTGGAGCGAGTCGATGGGTTAGTGGAGAAACTGCGCTCAGAAAAAGTCCGATCAACCTACTTTGTTTCCTCAATGGAACAAATGTGTGCTACTTCTAAATAGACCACGTTCATCATACTCTATAAATTACTTTAAATAAAattacagcattaaaaaaaaaagtacatttcttaGGCCAGCTTTCTTGATCCGTGATTGTTCTGCGTTGGCTTTTCATGGAGAACCTGATGGTGCCGGTTCATCTCCCTTTCACGTGAACGTCCTGTCGTTCATTAAGCAGGAACATTCATCCTCATCAGGTCAGAGTACACAGGGTTGCAGTGTGCCGTTTCGCTCCTACCTGTCATGGAGAGCGCTTGAGTTCGGTttctaaagccccccccccacacaatgATGTCACTATGAAGGCCTCATGAAAGGTGCTGCtaaattgcattgtgggaattgtAGGCTCCAGTTGGCTTATACTCAATTTCTACAAGGTTATCACAGCCTCTGCTGCTTCgatgtttaaaatataaaatctccATGATTGATGCCTGCTTTGGATGGATGCCGAAATATTAAAAACCAGTTTGATTGGCAAACTAGTTCCATTGCTGCATAGAAAACACTATGACCGATCAGCCTACGTGCATCCAGAGTTTGAAAAGCATTGGCTGGACGAGGAAGCCTCACCGAGGGAGATGAGGTCATTGTTTTCCAACCACATAATTATTTTTCACAGCTTCAGAACCATCTTAAGCAAAGACCGGGGAACATACTGTAAATACTTATGTCTTCTATGTTATCAACAAAAGATTGATTTATGTACATAACACAAATGTTCctttgtgtaaatgaaacacTTATACCGTCCACAGACTTGCATTACAGCACAGGCAGACTTAGTTTTGCTGTAGTTCACATCCTGTACAGGGAGCCGCAAAGCGTCCGTGGTGCTCCACTAGCTCAAGAGGAGCCGCCACAGATGAGTCTATAAAAGACGTTCAGCTGTCCTAACGGTCTCCAGTTTGAGGGACGTCGATCACTCCTGAAGCCCCTCTGCTCTAGTGTTGATTGCACTAGTCGTGTCCTTTAGTCATCCGGCACAGTTCCAGCAGTGAATCAGAGCGTCTTTGAATGCGTctaagagggggggaaaaaaaggggggaaacacGAAAAAGTGGCAAGGTAGGGCGGCTTCTCCAGCACTGTTTGTCTGTCCGTCCCCCACACTTGTCTTCAAGTTCAAGGACAGTACGGAGAGTGCGCTTCTATACTTAGTGCATTTACTACACGTCTGCAcctcctgtgtctctctctctcgctctctctctcgaccCATCCAGCAGCCGTCTGCTAGTGGAACACGCGCCCTTATGAGCTATCGCTGCCCCCTTCTTGCGAGTTGTTGTTGTCCGTCACGCCGGCGCTGCCGCCGTTGGTCTGAGGGCACTCGGGCACCTCTCCTGTCACCGCCACTCGAATCACTTTCAGCCAGCGCTGCTTGAGCTCCTCACTGTCGGCGGCAAAGTTGTGGATGGACTTGGACTGGGAGAGGCGGAAGCTGGCCGGGGTGTCCGTGGTCCGGGCGCCGTCGTCCACACAGTAGCCCAGGAGGGGGATGGTGCACTGGGCCTTCACGTCCTGAGGAGAAGATCAGGGATTTAAAAAAGGTTGCACattgggggaggtggggggggggggggggagacatttTCCCCTTCATGCGTTGTACCTGCGGAGCGCCGTAGAGGTAGAGCACCAGACCCTCCTTCTCGGGGATGACGCCCCACACCTTCTGCCAAGGTTTGTTCTTCTCGCAGTACTGCAGGAAGCCGCACATGATGCTGCTGCCTGTGATCTGAGCCGCCTCGATCTGCACAGCGAGGATGAAGGCATTATAGCAGACAGACCTCTGCACGGGTACACGCACAGATGTACGCCtcagcatctcctcctcacctccaggATGCCCTTCTTCTTGCCCTCGGATCTAGTCTCTCCCGTGAGGATGGAAAAGCAGTCTCTGCAGACTTTGTTCGTCTTGTTGCCGTCATACTGAAGCGCAACCTTGTTGTCTGAACATTTCCAACACACCACCTGCAAGAGAAGAGACATTttagaaaaggctttttttaagCATCATTGAATCAAATGTGACTATGTACGTATGGCAATGACTGTTATGTCTGACTATTATTAGTTGATGTATTATCTTAATTAAAAGCATATTTGGGGCATTTTTGCTTGATTAGCAGCAGGAAGCTGGAAGAAAATGACACTCGACACACATAGTGACGCATGTGGGAACTTTAAAAGTTCAGGTGAAAAAGTCTCATTCAAAAGCAATCAGGGTAGACGGTGTATTTTTCAGACATTCCTTCACATTTGATGCTCTGAATGTTTAAAGACTTACATAACCGCAGGCTCTGCAGTGGTGCCGCCGCCGCGTCAGAGCATTGAAAGACTCCTTGCACTTCATACACATCGTCACTTCGTTGTCTCGGATCCAGCGAGGGGCCCGCTTCCCCAGCTCTGCAttctggattaaaaaaaaaaagacatatacatatatatatatatcacacacacacacacactgagtagGACGGCAGAGAGCGGTGAAGGTTCATCCGCCCATGCAGCTCGGATGTGACACTGACCGACACTTCCTCTACGTCTTTCAGCGCGTTCTTGAAGGACTCGTTTTTCTGCTGGAAGATCTCGATGGTCTCCTGGAAAgcctgcaggacaaagacaacgtTAGACTCACGTGTCACTCATTCGACAGGGAGTTTAAAAACACACGTGgtcaaataagaaaagaaaatagtatTTTGAACGTGTATTTACCTTAATCCAGTCTGCCTTGTCCTGCTCAGAGCTGCGAAAGATAAAACCATGAGCATTCAAACCTGTTTATGCAAGTTTATCGGCTTGTAAAACACCAGGTCCTACCAACACAGCACTTGTCAGTCAACGAGTGTTTAGAGATTCGTAGGAGTTTGGGTGTGCTCATGAGTGGTTTTCCAAATGTGGGAGGGGCTACGATGTTTCTGCCGTTTACAGAGTTTTCCCGTAAATTGTACCTGGCCTGTAGCTCCAGCATCCTCTCCTTTCCCGACACTTGGAAGGTATGAGGGTAGTCCTCGTTGGACGTTTCCAGGACCTTCATGCCGTCGATGCCGATCCGAGTCCTCACCGTGTACTTGGTGCCCCCCAGGCTAAATTTGGGCACGCAGTACAACAGCATGTTGTTGAACTGGCGAgcaaaagaagcaaaaaaaaaataagttttcGTTGTGCACGGATCAGCGCTTTGGCAGTTGAGGCTCTTGGCTTCCGTTGAAGGCGGCGTTCAACGCTGCAGGTAACCTGAATTACACAGACGGGAGACATTGGGCCTGAGGCGAATAAAAAACAGCCCGGACGTAATCACATCATCTGGCAATCCCAGTAATTGAGAGATGCGTTCCGAACGCAGCGGTGTTGCCAGAAGGAAATTATTCACTCCTTTTTAAATTGCCCAAGTCTCGCCTCGGCACGTTTGCTCTCATTGGATAAGAAGAGGCCTCCATTCCCTCACCAGGAAGAGGTATCGCTCCATGGCCGAGGTGTTCCTGGCCGCCAGCTTCAGGATGTGGCCCTCCTTGATGAACTCGTTCGAGGGGTTGACAATGTCTTCCTCCTCACCCAGCATCTCGTATATGTCCATCAGTTTCTTCAGATTATCCTGAAGGAGGACGGGACCATTATGTTTAGCTGGACGTTAATGTGTCTGACATATTCCCTCCGTTTAATTgtgaaagacaacaaaaaaaggtttaaaaacgtCTTTACTTACAGATTTTCGAATGGCGCTGTTGGAGTGAGTAGCTGCTGTCGCGATAATTTCTAATGATTCTGTGGGGGACGGAGAGCGGTTACCTCAACATGGTGAAATTCTACAGTGGGAACACTGAGCGTCTAGACTTACTCTCTGAATCCCGCCGGTCAGGGTCGTCCTGAGGCAGCTTCTTCAGGTAGTCTTTGAGCAGCATCTCGTAGCGAGGGACTCTCTGCACGGGCTCCAACATGTGGTGCTGAAGCGCCAGGAAGCCACAGACCTCCTGGCTCTTTTCAGGAAAAAACCCAGAAACTACAATTACCGTCTCAGCCAGCCCACCAGGCTGCATTTTACATCGCTCCGAAGTTCATGCATGTATCCGATTACACAATTTCACAACATTTCTCTGGAGTGGAATTGGGCGCGCAGTACCTGGATCTCCTGGATGATGGCCTTGAATTGAGGCGAGCGGTCAGTCCACTGTTTCAGCAGCTCCATGGCCTTGTCGAAATTCTTCACGTACTCGGCGTACATCTTGAGGAAGGGTGTGAGTTTCTGCAGGATGTCTCCGATGCGAGGCGTGGACTCcctgtgggggagagagagagagagagagacaattaaGAAAGAGTAAAGTGTAGTGTTTGAGTTTTCGATTTGttgtaacatttattttattcagaaTAAATCATCCTCATGCTAATGTGTACAGGACTTTGTAGCATTCATTACAGGCTGCAGCTCACCATTCTCCCATGCGTTTCTCCAGATCTGGAAGCAGAAACTGGCTGTGAAAGGCgttgatggagctgatgtttgaGAAGATGTTCTTCACTACCTCCACAGGGAATGTGCCTTTGTTTGCCTCCTCCATGAGCTTGGCACAGAATACCTGCGTACACAACGCAGACAACTGGTAAGTGACGAATTATTGGAGCAGTTCACAAAGCTCTCCCTGGCTGCGTTTAGTGAGCCTTCCCATGAGAAACGGTCTGGAAATACAGAAGTGAACTGTCGCGGTCGACGCGGAGTTCCTCACCTGGTCCAGCAGGTTCAGTCGCGTCACGTaggccttctctgtgtgcaGGAGCTCGCTGGCGATCTTAAACAGCTTCTGTTCATTGGTCTCCTGAAAACATTAATCGGGAGTCTTACAAATCTGGTGATAGACAAGTGAAGTATTAAAGACCGTAAGCAAGATTATTCGGCAAGTTCCCGTTTGGTTGAGCCCACCGAGCTCATCGACGTGTCGCGTTTTCTGCATTTCAGCTATTAAATGCTCACTGTGCATCGTGCATTTATTCCAGCTGGACGCGTCAGTGACTCATCTACCGTTTTGGGCGCAGCCTCGTGTTGAACCTCGTCGCACTGTTGCTACGTGCAGCAGAATGTAGcactggcgtgtgtgtgtgtgtgtgtgtccttaacACTGAGCTGATGCTCAAGTAGGGAAGAGAGGAAATGACACAAAATCAAACAAAGACACGATTAAGCCCAGAGCTTAGTGTGAGAGGCCGGTGAAACAAACAATAACTGTGGCCTACATAACATCCCCCACGTGTGCTTATGggatacatgtgtgtgtttcagttgcCACCCACGCCAGTTTACTCCCCCAATGACCACAGAGGCGGAACCCCTCTCACTGTATGAGTATTTAACCACAAGGACGCAAATGATCTGACAACAATCGGTCTTGTCAATACATCCATGTGCTGCACATGGTAAGCGTTTACAATGGCACCGATGAAGAGGAGATCAGCATAGAGAGAAGTAGTTGGTTGTCTGGTTCCCTCCTCATGTTTCACATCTCTCAGTCAGTTGTTGCAACTGCTCAAagccctcacccccccccctcctaaagAACTGCAATATTCCACATAAAATGAAActattagaaaataaaaactaaaaaatgatTCCGTACACAAACTCAGCAGTTCAAGCGTACAATGTTTGAGCTGAATTAGTGCAGAAGATTTCATTGTGCTGAAGCCCGGCACAGAGAGTGCCGGCCGACCTTTCGGAGGCAGCGGTGGAGCTTTGAATAGGCACAGGTCACTCGGGGTGAAGGGTCACCAAGCAAACGTACCTTTGGTTCGGTGCTGCCTTCTTCGTTCCTAagctcactttctattttaGTCCCACTGTCGTCGTCCTtctcatccccctcctccttcttctcctcctcttcttcctcctcctcctcagcactTCCTGCAGCAGTCCTTTCCGTTTGCGGAGGTGAACCACCGGTCGGTTCTGCGCTCCTGCGACCCTCGTCCCCGTTCACCAGCCCGTCGGCCTCCGTCCCCACGCCGTTCCTCTCCGGGACGCCCGCCTCCTCCTTGCCCTGCTCCATCCGAGCTAGCGTCCCGTTAGCCGACGCCGGCGTGCGGGCATCCTCCGGCGAAGCTGGCTCGGGTCGGTCCTCCCGAGTCCCGGCGGGCTCCGTGCGCCGCGGGGAGGCGCGGGGAGCCGCGCTGCAGTCCAGCGACCTGCTGATCTGCTTGAGCGGCGAGCCGTCTCTCTTGTTCTCCGCGCTGCTGGAGGAccggagggggagaaaggaggaagATGGTCaagagagcaaaaaaacaaacaaaaacaaaacaataaataaaaagtagaacacaataaaaaaaaggacaggagCCGCTTCAGCGGCGCGCTGGTCGGGCCGCGTGGACACAGTGAGTCGGAGAGCAGATGGCTTTTACGAACTAGTGTGagagttaaaaataaaaccgtggacatgcacacacttccttctgaggctgctgaggGCCTGTGCACCGCCgcagaggaagtgtgtgtgtgtgtcgagcaAAGAGAGTAATGAGGAGGTGCACGCTGCCCCACGAGtggtatattatattatattatattataatgtcTCTACCGGTCTTCGCCTCAACGTGAATAAAATGAAACCGGTCGGATCGCAGCTCGTGAGCGCAAATTCgatcacaaaacacaaacacgccgctGGTTCGCCTGCACAATGTCACCGTTCAGCCGCTGTGCTTCCTGCACCGGTAGTCAGTCCAGCTGTTTCCCCGTTAGCTGCACCGACCTCCGGCAGCCGCTGCACATCTGGGCTCGCTTCTGTTGCAACACGGgtcaaagaataaaaataaaaaaatacatacggATACAGGCTAAACTGAAGGCACGTGCTATTTCGCGCAGAAAAGAAACAGGTGATCGAGCCGTGTGGAACCGGTCGGCCGTGCAGGTGATTCCCCGCCTGTGCGTCGCTGTCCGGTGGAGCGCAGCGACGAGCAGACGAGTACGCAGACTGAAACAGGAAGCGCGTATAAATAGAGGAACAGCGAGAGGCCGGTGAAACACTTCGTTTCGGATTATTCACTTCTGGGACGTTGGGTCACCTGAGCGCGCGATTACCACCATTTAACCATTTACAGCGCAGGTGCGGCTCCTCTGCGCGTATAAACGGCGCAGTACGCGCTGCGCTGCATGACGGGGCTTTTAAAACGAGAATTAAAGAGCGCCTTCGGTTGCCATGTGGCGATCCTTTGAGGTGCCTTCAAGTGCCATGTGAACGGGATTAGTATACAAGGGTATTTCTGTTCTCTGGGGGCGTGTCTCTCCGCTGGGGGGGGTCTAATCCCCACCGAGTCTGAATGGAAGGGAAACACCCTCACGAGTTCACCGATTAACCTCATCAACACTGGAAATgtgaccaaaaaaacaacaactgtggcCAAAGCCCTGGTTGGAGTTGGATTTTGTAACTGTTTGCAGGGATCCAGGCTCCAGTGGATGAGTTTTGAATGTGAGGACCACTGGAGACCGAAGACACAGAGTGACATTCTTGTGGGCAAGTTTCTGCTGCGGATCGAACATTTTTGGGCTCCACTGTACAAGCAGCAGGGACAAGGGAACCATTGTtgcgcctcctgctgctctcactGGGCCCCTCTCGCGCAAACAGAGCTGCAGCGTGTAATAAATCAAGCCGGTAAGCCGTGTAAATATTCTTCCCTGCAcccaaatgaaaatgtaactttttaacAGATTAAAAGAGTAAAAgcacataaccccccccccatggagacAACAATTTCAAAGTAAAGGCGCTGCCGTTGAAACCCGTCCGAGAGATCCTACCTCATGCTCCTGGGCTTCATTGCGCCACACAGAGTCTGTCCCACAGCCGACTGAGGCGCAAATCTCCTTTCATCCCCCGTGTGCCAAACCCAGCGGGCTAATCTCGTCTCGTCCGGTCTACGGGTCTCGACTACGCTGCTATCAGTGAGTCAGGCTGAAGACAACGTATCCACGAGGGACTTCTGCTTTTCAACACCCCGAAATAACCGGCAATAGGAAACGTTAGAAAAGACAAAGAGTTTTCCGTCACCGCGGTTACGACAGCCCCGAGTGAGGTTGTGTTGTTACAAAAAGCCATTTAGCGGCGTCGATGGGAGTTATTCAGCCGGAACCAATGTGCCATGTTttaaggaaaggaaggaagaagagaaatTAAACACAATGCCGGTCACTATGCAATTGCACTGACTAACATCAGTCACcctaataacatttttttttcggCTTCTATTCTCTTAATTGTTTCCCCTCTGAGAAgtgaaagcaaacacacacacacacacacacacacacaatagaaaaGAGAGTAAAGAGCCCCTACCTGTTCTCTTCGAAGCGGTTGATGAGGTCTGAGACTTTGGAGTGTTTCTCTCTGACTTTTTCCCGGTTCacagctcctctccctccccctccccccccctcctcctcctcctccctcctccatgccTGCTTTTAGTGGTGCTCTCTGGAGGTGGCCCAGCGGGGATTTGACCTCCGTCACCGGGCTCTGGAGATGTAGCGGCTTTGGGGGCACTGCAGAGAAGACAGCGGTAAAAAGACTAAACATTAGAGACGATCTTTGGACGCTGGTAGACTGGTGGAGGATTTGTCTGGTATTCTTCCATTGAAGTCTCTGCAATATCGGCGTGGACCTGAAGGCGGCGGTATAAGCTACCCGGTTTCCAAGCGAGCGGTTTTACTGGTCTCGCGCCCATGTGTTAGGATTCACACTCCCTGCATGAAAGGCCGGTGCCGTCTCCCCCCTTATCTGTGTCGACTGATTCACTCAACTCAAACAACCGAAGGACAAGGCTCAAGGTGCACCGATCCTAGGCCACGTTACAGAGCTCCATTCCTGCTTCCCCGCGTTCTCCCTGGAGTCGCAGACCGGACTATCGTGGTTACCCCCTTGTATCCACGGCCCCCCTCGGGCCCTGCGGTGTTTCGGCCCGATGGCTGCCAGCCGTCGACGTGTACCTTTGGGTTTAGAAAGCTGCCGGGGCCTTCGCCAAGAGCCTCTTCCATTGACTCCCCCTCTGCTCTGGTCAGTCGTCCTGAGGCCCGCTCGACTCAGACACGCCTGCACGCTGGCCGGCTTGCTGCTCTCGCGCGCCGGGCTGCTGCCGAGACCTgaaggacagacggacagacagagactATTACATCTCATCATCTTCCATTCAAAATGACCTGATGAGAAAAAGCTGGACCTGCTGGACACTGAACAACACTCATTTTAACCACTAAACGCTTTGGCGGACCCCCTGTCCGTCAATGGACACAGGCACCAATGTGGTTATTGTCCCCCGGATGACTGTGAGctgcatcatcatcttcatcttcatcttcttcttcttcttcttcttct
The DNA window shown above is from Gasterosteus aculeatus chromosome X, fGasAcu3.hap1.1, whole genome shotgun sequence and carries:
- the LOC120808908 gene encoding LOW QUALITY PROTEIN: FYVE, RhoGEF and PH domain-containing protein 4 (The sequence of the model RefSeq protein was modified relative to this genomic sequence to represent the inferred CDS: deleted 1 base in 1 codon) — protein: MDGFNRVAFRKKTQSLDAAEPQEAEKKSKADCFPSKNAEEACVAVKIEHSRGLGSSPARESSKPASVQACLSRAGLRTTDQSRGGVNGRGSWRRPRQLSKPKVPPKPLHLQSPVTEVKSPLGHLQRAPLKAGMEEGGGGGGGGGGGRGAVNREKVREKHSKVSDLINRFEENSSAENKRDGSPLKQISRSLDCSAAPRASPRRTEPAGTREDRPEPASPEDARTPASANGTLARMEQGKEEAGVPERNGVGTEADGLVNGDEGRRSAEPTGGSPPQTERTAAGSAEEEEEEEEEKKEEGDEKDDDSGTKIESELRNEEGSTEPKETNEQKLFKIASELLHTEKAYVTRLNLLDQVFCAKLMEEANKGTFPVEVVKNIFSNISSINAFHSQFLLPDLEKRMGEWESTPRIGDILQKLTPFLKMYAEYVKNFDKAMELLKQWTDRSPQFKAIIQEIQSQEVCGFLALQHHMLEPVQRVPRYEMLLKDYLKKLPQDDPDRRDSEKSLEIIATAATHSNSAIRKSDNLKKLMDIYEMLGEEEDIVNPSNEFIKEGHILKLAARNTSAMERYLFLFNNMLLYCVPKFSLGGTKYTVRTRIGIDGMKVLETSNEDYPHTFQVSGKERMLELQASSEQDKADWIKAFQETIEIFQQKNESFKNALKDVEEVSNAELGKRAPRWIRDNEVTMCMKCKESFNALTRRRHHCRACGYVVCWKCSDNKVALQYDGNKTNKVCRDCFSILTGETRSEGKKKGILEIEAAQITGSSIMCGFLQYCEKNKPWQKVWGVIPEKEGLVLYLYGAPQDVKAQCTIPLLGYCVDDGARTTDTPASFRLSQSKSIHNFAADSEELKQRWLKVIRVAVTGEVPECPQTNGGSAGVTDNNNSQEGGSDSS